Proteins found in one Oncorhynchus mykiss isolate Arlee chromosome 3, USDA_OmykA_1.1, whole genome shotgun sequence genomic segment:
- the g6f-like-b gene encoding G6F-like-b protein precursor (The RefSeq protein has 4 substitutions compared to this genomic sequence), with protein MEFRCLLFVLISSSAMLITQSDTTTKDPDWSDVVVTMVGREVTLPCVDWPLTGSVSINWKMKSPGLDHWKLVLSANERQQFSGAASKASMRLVDSNFQETGDFSLLFVPKMEDKGRYSCLIKQQEKKLREKIILLAILTVSIFPSATLPHHSTLRLMAEVSPASTVSEVTWLSPGGTPLRLAKRSGGGVAKLPQIRLTDQGVYICQVYPRGNSSSPMFPFTVDLRVDGMNVASFTNISHSAQISMASLTQTPLTLACPPMRGDYVLLYWKPPDSKNINTTTLVYGYDRWRDRTEQSKTHAQLSLDGPLSTPKEGFFSFLLSPGLNDGGLYTCEVFLNDNAFSQRTLLSILQVKARHSPSALVLTCQYTERSQVKRVVWSHQNQSRTLKWSSSGPGRLSTVVPLSPTQDTAGNYTCTMQLQNGQAVKAVYTVKLPPKENTESTTSISPPHPESNSASLLPSLLSALLLLVPLVAAVAGVLLWRQKDISRRGIEQSLSHYSGEVENIYENPEDVRQTYPQSSVYMDLKPRGEDDVYEELDRYKSCGLLETSTSQDLSAKA; from the exons ATGGAGTTTAGATGTCTCCTATTTGTTCTTATTTCTTCTTCGGTGGTGCTCATCACTCAATCTGACACGACCACTAAAG ACCCTGACTGGAGTGATGTCGTTGTGACAATGGTTGGCAGGGAAGTCACCTTACCCTGTGTTGATTGGCCTCTCACGGGCTCTGTGAGCATTAATTGGAAGATGAAGTCTCCCGGGCTGGACCACTGGAAACTGGTCCTCTCAGCCAATGAGAGGCAGCAGTTCTCGGGCGCAGCCTCAAAGGCTTCCATGCGATTGGTTGACTCAAACTTTCAGGAAACTGGGGACTTCTCTCTACTGTTTGTCCCCAAAATGGAGGACAAGGGTCGCTACTCCTGTCTGATTAAACAGCAAGAGAAGAAACTGAGAGAGAAGATCATACTATTAGCCATCCTCACAG TCTCTATCTTTCCTTCAGCCACTCTCCCTCACCACAGCACACTGCGTCTGATGGCAGAAGTGTCCCCCGCCTCCACCGTTTCCGAGGTAACCTGGCTGTCCCCTGGCGGGACGCCGCTACGATTGGCAAAGAGGTCAGGGGGGGGTGTTGCCAAGCTGCCCCAGATACGCCTCACTGACCAGGGGGTATACATCTGCCAGGTGTACCCAAGGGGTAACAGCAGCTCCCCTATGTTCCCCTTCACTGTGGACCTCCGCGTGGATG gtaTGAATGTGGCCTCGTTCACCAATATAAGCCATA gTGCTCAGATCTCTATGGCCAGTCTCACCCAGACCCCTATCACCCTCGCCTGCCCTCCGATGCGGGGCGACTATGTCCTGCTCTATTGGAAGCCCCCAGACAGCAAAAACATTAACACCACAACCCTGGTCTACGGGTACGACCGCTGGAGGGACCGCACAGAGCAGAGCAAG ACTCATGCCCAGCTGAGCCTGGACGGGCCATTGTCTACCCCAAAAGAGGGTTTCTTCTCCTTCCTGCTGAGCCCGGGGCTGAATGACGGAGGCCTCTACACGTGTGAGGTCTTCCTCAATGACAACGCGTTCAGCCAGAGGACCCTACTTAGCATCCTCCAAG TGAAAGCCAGACATTCTCCATCAGCCCTGGTCCTGACGTGTCAGTATACAGAGCGCTCCCAG GTGAAGCGGGTGGTGTGGAGCCACCAGAACCAGAGTCGCACGCTGAAGTGGAGCTCCTCTGGCCCGGGTCGCCTCAGCACCGTGGTCCCCCTGTCCCCCACCCAGGACACGGCTGGGAACTACACCTGCACCATGCAGCTGCAGAATGGACAGGCGGTCAAGGCTGTTTACACCGTCAAACTGCCCCCGAAAG agaacacagagagcactacctctatctctcctcctcacccagAGAGCAACAGTGCCtcgctccttccctccctcctctctgctttATTACTCCTGGTGCCCCTGGTTGCCGCGGTTGCTGGTGTGTTGCTatggagacagaaagacattTCTCGCCGTG gtattgaacagtctctctcccactactctgGGGAAGTGGAAAATATCTATGAGAATCCTGAGGATGTCAGACAG aCTTATCCTCAGAGTTCAGTGTACATG gACCTGAAGCCCAGAGGGGAGGATGATGTCTATGAGGAATTGGATCG ATACAAATCATGCAGCCTTCTGGAGACCTCTACATCGCAGGATTTATCAGCAAAAGCTTGA
- the g6f-like-b gene encoding G6F-like-b protein isoform X1, which produces MVGREVTLPCVDWPLTGSVSINWKMKSPGLDHWKLVLSANERQQFSGAASKASMRLVDSNFQETGDFSLLFVPKMEDKGRYSCLIKQQEKKLREKIILLAILTVSIFPSATLPHHSTLRLMAEVSPASTVSEVTWLSPGGTPLRLAKRSGGGVAKLPQIRLTDQGVYICQVYPRGNSSSPMFPFTVDLRVDGMNVASFTNISHSAQISMASLTQTPITLACPPMRGDYVLLYWKPPDSKNINTTTLVYGYDRWRDRTEQSKTHAQLSLDGPLSTPKEGFFSFLLSPGLNDGGLYTCEVFLNDNAFSQRTLLSILQVKARHSPSALVLTCQYTERSQVKRVVWSHQNQSRTLKWSSSGPGRLSTVVPLSPTQDTAGNYTCTMQLQNGQAVKAVYTVKLPPKENTESTTSISPPHPESNSASLLPSLLSALLLLVPLVAAVAGVLLWRQKDISRRGIEQSLSHYSGEVENIYENPEDVRQTYPQSSVYMDLKPRGEDDVYEELDRYKSCSLLETSTSQDLSAKA; this is translated from the exons ATGGTTGGCAGGGAAGTCACCTTACCCTGTGTTGATTGGCCTCTCACGGGCTCTGTGAGCATTAATTGGAAGATGAAGTCTCCCGGGCTGGACCACTGGAAACTGGTCCTCTCAGCCAATGAGAGGCAGCAGTTCTCGGGCGCAGCCTCAAAGGCTTCCATGCGATTGGTTGACTCAAACTTTCAGGAAACTGGGGACTTCTCTCTACTGTTTGTCCCCAAAATGGAGGACAAGGGTCGCTACTCCTGTCTGATTAAACAGCAAGAGAAGAAACTGAGAGAGAAGATCATACTATTAGCCATCCTCACAG TCTCTATCTTTCCTTCAGCCACTCTCCCTCACCACAGCACACTGCGTCTGATGGCAGAAGTGTCCCCCGCCTCCACCGTTTCCGAGGTAACCTGGCTGTCCCCTGGCGGGACGCCGCTACGATTGGCAAAGAGGTCAGGGGGGGGTGTTGCCAAGCTGCCCCAGATACGCCTCACTGACCAGGGGGTATACATCTGCCAGGTGTACCCAAGGGGTAACAGCAGCTCCCCTATGTTCCCCTTCACTGTGGACCTCCGCGTGGATG gtaTGAATGTGGCCTCGTTCACCAATATAAGCCATA gTGCTCAGATCTCTATGGCCAGTCTCACCCAGACCCCTATCACCCTCGCCTGCCCTCCGATGCGGGGCGACTATGTCCTGCTCTATTGGAAGCCCCCAGACAGCAAAAACATTAACACCACAACCCTGGTCTACGGGTACGACCGCTGGAGGGACCGCACAGAGCAGAGCAAG ACTCATGCCCAGCTGAGCCTGGACGGGCCATTGTCTACCCCAAAAGAGGGTTTCTTCTCCTTCCTGCTGAGCCCGGGGCTGAATGACGGAGGCCTCTACACGTGTGAGGTCTTCCTCAATGACAACGCGTTCAGCCAGAGGACCCTACTTAGCATCCTCCAAG TGAAAGCCAGACATTCTCCATCAGCCCTGGTCCTGACGTGTCAGTATACAGAGCGCTCCCAG GTGAAGCGGGTGGTGTGGAGCCACCAGAACCAGAGTCGCACGCTGAAGTGGAGCTCCTCTGGCCCGGGTCGCCTCAGCACCGTGGTCCCCCTGTCCCCCACCCAGGACACGGCTGGGAACTACACCTGCACCATGCAGCTGCAGAATGGACAGGCGGTCAAGGCTGTTTACACCGTCAAACTGCCCCCGAAAG agaacacagagagcactacctctatctctcctcctcacccagAGAGCAACAGTGCCtcgctccttccctccctcctctctgctttATTACTCCTGGTGCCCCTGGTTGCCGCGGTTGCTGGTGTGTTGCTatggagacagaaagacattTCTCGCCGTG gtattgaacagtctctctcccactactctgGGGAAGTGGAAAATATCTATGAGAATCCTGAGGATGTCAGACAG aCTTATCCTCAGAGTTCAGTGTACATG gACCTGAAGCCCAGAGGGGAGGATGATGTCTATGAGGAATTGGATCG ATACAAATCATGCAGCCTTCTGGAGACCTCTACATCGCAGGATTTATCAGCAAAAGCTTGA